Sequence from the Bacillus thuringiensis genome:
CATATATTAATTAATAATGCAGCGTATTCTACAAATAATGACTTCTCTAATTTGACTGCTGAAGAATTAGATAAGCACTACATGGTCAATATTCGTGCGACTACATTGTTAAGTAGTCAATTTGCTCGAGGATTTGATAAGAAATCTGGTGGTAGAATTGTAAATATGACTTCGGGGCAATTTCAAGGACCTATGGTTGGAGAACTGGCGTATGCAACAACGAAGGGAGCTATTGATGCTCTTACTAGTTCGTTGTCAGCCGAGGTAGCTCATTTAGGAATAACAGTGAATGCAATTAACCCGGGTCCAACCGATACAGGCTGGATGAATGAAGAGATAAAGCAAGGATTAAAGCCAATGTTTCCTTTTGGAAGAATTGGTGAACCAAAGGATGCAGCAAGACTCATTAAGTTTTTAGTAAGTGAAGAAGCAGAATGGATTACGGGACAAGTTATTCATTCAGAAGGTGGATTCAAAAGATAAAAAGAAGGTATCTCATTTTGGTGAGATACCTTCTTTTTTAATCTTTCTTCAATCTTCGTGCGACACCATTTCCTAAAGACTGTAGTCCTTGAACGAGGATAATTAAAATGAACACGGTCGCATACATTACTTCAGGTTCATAGCGTAAATGTCCGAAGCGATATGCTAAGTCCCCTAGCCCGCCAGCACCTACAAGACCAGCCATTGCTGTTGCGCCAATTAAGCCAATCGTTGCAATTGTTAATCCAAGTACAAGGGAGGGACGCGCCTCTTTCACCATGACGTGCCAAATGATTTTTATAGTAGAGACTCCCATTGCTTGATATGCTTCAATAACACCACGGTCTACTTCTAATAAAGCCGTTTCCATTAAACGTGCAATATAAGGAGCTGTAAATACGACAAGTGGTACAATCACACCTTGCACACCAATAGAGGTCCCCATTAGAAACTTTGTAAAAGGTAAAATGAAGAATAATAGAATGATAAATGGAAGAGAACGAATGATATTAATAATTGTATTTAGAATAGGATAGATGATTTTATTTTCGCGCTGTCCACCAGGTCTCGTTAAAACAAGTGTGACGCCAAGTGGTAACGCAATAAGGATAGAAATTAACAGCGAAATAGATGTCATTTGAAATGTTTGAATGGTTGCTTCCCATATGACTTTACCCCATTCATCCAAAAAGGACTTGTTTCCCATAGTCAGCTCTACCTCCTTCTACGATGATTCCTTGCTCTTGTAAAAACGATAAAGCACGGTGAATTTCATTTTGTTCACCTTGCATATGAACGACAAGTTTCCCGTATGCCTCGTTTTTTAATTGCGTAATATTACCGGATAAAATATTCGGATATACTTGGAAACGTTTTGTGGCAACAGCTAAAGCAGGTTCTCCTGAAGTAGTACCAATAAATGAAAGGGTTACGATTTCCCCGGTGCTTTGTAGCTCTTTTTGTACCTCTTCTGGAATTTTCGCTGCAAAGGCACTATTTACAAATTTCTTTGTTGTTACATGTTGTGGGTTTGTGAAAATATCCTTCACAGTCCCGCTTTCGACTACAGCCCCTTGTTCCATAACAGCAACCTGGTCGCATATACGTTGGATAACGTTCATTTCATGTGTAATGAGTAAAATCGTAATTCCGATTTCTTCGTTGATTTTTAATAACAAATCAAGAATAGAATCAGTTGTTTCTGGATCTAAAGCACTCGTTGCTTCGTCGCTTAATAACACTTCTGGTTCATGTGATAGTGCACGTGCAATGGCAACACGTTGTTTCTGGCCACCAGAAAGTTCACTTGGATAGGCATCCTTTCGAGTAAAAAGATCGACAATACGTAAATACTTTTCTACTCTTTTTTCAATTTCTACTTTTGGAATGCCAGCA
This genomic interval carries:
- a CDS encoding SDR family oxidoreductase; translation: MMNQLKNKVAVVTGVSRLDGIGAAICKELAEAGYDIFFTYWTAYDKEMPWGVDQSEQIQLKEALLKNGVKVSSMELDLTQNDALKELINEVTEQLGYPHILINNAAYSTNNDFSNLTAEELDKHYMVNIRATTLLSSQFARGFDKKSGGRIVNMTSGQFQGPMVGELAYATTKGAIDALTSSLSAEVAHLGITVNAINPGPTDTGWMNEEIKQGLKPMFPFGRIGEPKDAARLIKFLVSEEAEWITGQVIHSEGGFKR
- a CDS encoding methionine ABC transporter permease, whose product is MGNKSFLDEWGKVIWEATIQTFQMTSISLLISILIALPLGVTLVLTRPGGQRENKIIYPILNTIINIIRSLPFIILLFFILPFTKFLMGTSIGVQGVIVPLVVFTAPYIARLMETALLEVDRGVIEAYQAMGVSTIKIIWHVMVKEARPSLVLGLTIATIGLIGATAMAGLVGAGGLGDLAYRFGHLRYEPEVMYATVFILIILVQGLQSLGNGVARRLKKD
- a CDS encoding methionine ABC transporter ATP-binding protein — translated: MIKLNNVSKVFTTKKGNVEALKSTSLQVKKGEVFGIIGYSGAGKSTLIRCVNLLEKPTTGNIIVNEQDLTTLSTKELAKARQKIGMIFQGFNLLKTVTVYENIALPLRLAGIPKVEIEKRVEKYLRIVDLFTRKDAYPSELSGGQKQRVAIARALSHEPEVLLSDEATSALDPETTDSILDLLLKINEEIGITILLITHEMNVIQRICDQVAVMEQGAVVESGTVKDIFTNPQHVTTKKFVNSAFAAKIPEEVQKELQSTGEIVTLSFIGTTSGEPALAVATKRFQVYPNILSGNITQLKNEAYGKLVVHMQGEQNEIHRALSFLQEQGIIVEGGRADYGKQVLFG